The Setaria viridis chromosome 2, Setaria_viridis_v4.0, whole genome shotgun sequence DNA window CTCTTCCTGACAATGTACTAACTATTATATACTAGTAATCTTTTTATATGAAATACACGCGGATGTTTTGACATATTCATGTGAAGAAGAATGGCAGGTTTCGTTCACAAGAAAACTTCtgaaattctgaaaaaaaatgacAGGTTTTACATCCTCTTTTGCTGCCTTTACAGTGTGGCCTGACACCCATCAACCCCAAACCAAGACAATTACAGTGTCATTCAAAATGAAAGCCTATAATAGACAGTAGTAACAGGTGCCAGTGTGTTGAGTGATGTTACTTACAAGAAGATAAGCATTTCATATTGAATAGGATCACAATCACCAAAGCAAGAACCTATCTCGACCAGAGTGTCAGAGCTGCTCATTTCTCGGCGCACTGGCCATTGTTCTCTGATTTTTATCAGGGCAGCTCCTGCAACCAAATTAGATAATATACATCCATCACGGGGTTCAGGTACAAACAACGAAGTATACATGATTCGTTTATGGTCAAGGGAAGAAATCAGTTTGAAGCAAATCAGGAACACAAAGAATAATTGAACCTTAAGCGGAAGAGAGGGACGACAACGGACTCGATTACGCCTGCGGTTGAGGGACATGGCGGCACAGAACGAGGCAACTGCGCCGGCTACAGACGACCCTGACACTGAGCGGATTAGGGTGCGTTTCTAGGAGCCGAGCTGCGGTGTCCATTTGACCATTTCGTCTAGGAGCCGAGCCGCATGACGCTGGGCTGTTGGAGAGAGACGAGCCGAGCCTTTCGCAGGCAGAGGATTGCGCGCTCAAGGAGGCGTCGTTGGATCGCGCTCAGGTCTCCGCACGGAAGGCATCTGGGATGGGTCCTCACGGTGAGGCGTTTGGGAACCGTCCCcacctaattttttttccaagatATACCTTCCTTAAAAGTTCCTTTGCGAAAGAGAAGAATAAAGTAGTACCACTTCACATAAAAAAAGGAATAAAGCAGAAGTAGCAGCACTCCCAGTGGCACGTGAGCTTCTGTGACAAGTGACAAACTGTAACCAAATTTCCATACATGGATTACTACTAATGAAGCCTGCGTTTTCCTctagagagaggaaaaaaaaaaggcaccgCCAAAGACAGTATATCCGCAGCATAAACCATATTCTCCTATGTAATCCTAAAAACAGAAACAGGTGACAACGTGCATCTCTAAAATTCCACATTCTGGTTCCAAATCGTTGATCGATGCTAGAAATGAAACGGTTTATGTACAACCGACGGCCGGCAGGGAGTTAGCTCCTCCTTTGTCCAACTTTTTCTCTTGTTCTACTCTCTGTGGGAACGCACTTCTGACTGTTAGGCGCTTGCCCATCAGTTGAGACCTTGGCTTTGCAGTATCTTGACTTCAGCGCGCGGTTTGCCTCATGATGGGGGGAAGAATCTGTTGAGGTTGAAAGGCAGCGTGTAGAACTCTTCGTTCCTACTGTCGCCTCGGAACGTCCTGAATCGTGCCCACCATGGCATTCCTCTGTCCCTTGCCGCGTCTCTGACGTCCAGTGTGTTGTCAAGGAGTACCGCCACGAAGAGGGCTACGGTTGGCGGTGATGAGAAGATGGTGTTGATGTAGTCATTGAACTGCATCAAAGGAAGAACATGTTAGACAGTTTCAACTCTGTTTTCATACTGTGCAATAGAAGATGGGTCATATTCGTTACTGTTGTGCTACTACCCTACTGCATTTTGCAAACTTTAATTCTTTGATGGGAAAAGTACCAACCCATCCAGCCTTTGTGTGCGCTGGGCCCTGTCGAGAACTCGTGGAATACCGAGAGAAGTACTCTGGTATAGATAAACCAAGGAAGAGTGAAACACCAATGATGAAGAGGTTGCGCATTGAGTTCATGTTGGTGAACTGCATAAAGGAGAGCCCCACGGCAGCTGATGGCGCAACAAATGAGAAAACTTAGTTATACTGTTCAAAGTAGAATAAGTTACAACAACAGGGTATTTCACTTCGTCTGCTGTGATGCTTACCGACAATTCCAAACATAACACAGTAAATGGCAGCAAATATTGTGAAGGGAATGGAGGCAAAAAGTGCTCCAAATTTACCTGCACACATGATGTGTTCAGAATTCTGAAAAACTAACTAATGCAGCCTAATGTTACTGGCTCGAGAGAAATGTTACCTAGCATGGAGAAGAAGATCATGAAACCTGCAGAAATTTGTATCACTCTTCTGCTACCGactcttgttgatccaaggagTCCGACATTCTCACTGTGTTGAAGGCATTCATTCAGTATGGCCTTAGGCATGGAGTTAAAGAACCACCACAAATTGAATAATTATGTATCAGTAAGGTGGTGCACTCACACAGAAACAGTAGAACCAGTTCCAGTGCCAAATAGGCCATCTAGTAGGGTGCCAATGCCCTGGATGTATCAGCATAGAAAAAACATTAGTTATCGAACGATTTTACTACTGCAAATATCTGATATTTTTCTAGTCTGGGTAGGTAGTAGATTATTTGAACTGAAGTTTTTCCTTCATCTAATAAAAGGAGGATTATTTCCAACTTGATAGATATTCACCGAGTTCTGTTGAGGCCAGGATAATAATGTCACTAACCTGCCACCCAATGCCTCTGCTCAGGACATATGCTGGTGGGGGTGTCGCACTAGCCAACCGGGCAGCAGCTTTGAATGCTCCTGTTGTCTGCAACCCTCAAATATTTTCCACCAAATCAGATAAATACAGAAATAAGCCTAATATTGACAGCACCGCAAATTACTATAAGGTATGATATAGAAAACACTTTACAAAATTGCTATGCATGGTTTTAGTGTGTCATGATATACCTCGATTAAAGAGACCACCACAGCAGCCATCATACCGAAAGCATGGTCTGCACTGAATGTTGGTGCGCCCCATTGTAATGGATACGGAATGCTTATCCTAATTAAAGTGCAGGGGAAAGTCACATGGGAGTGTAAAATATGGATGTTAAAATGATTGAATATATACAATGAAATCTACAAACCATTGTGATGAAGATATGAGATTGGCAAGGTCTGTTCGGCAGTTGATCTGAGTGACAAGTGCCGTGTGCTTGTATGCACCACTTGCTGTGAGGATGTGGGCATATACCCAGACAAGAGCGATGCACATCAGCATTGAGAACCTCTCCAACACAGGAACGTGCCGAACATTCACGTGCTTCAGATACTGGGAAAGCGCAACAAATAGGATGAGCATTGGAAGACCAATCTCCACACATTTCCCAACCTGCAAATAGTTTTCTTGAATTAGCTTACTAGGATTATGTAAACCATAGCAATAGAATGCCAGCTCTTGGCTAATAGTGTAATCCCACATATTATAGCTGGATAATTGATTTCCTATGACCAGTTTCAGGATGTTGCATTTTAAGTGTACCGACAAAACTGGCACATGAAATGATTTTTCAAAGACACTAAATATTACTACAAAAATGACTAGATCTCACCTACCGAGTGTACATATTTGGTCGTTGACACAATGTAACGTGGGTAACAATATATGTCCATAATTTAATAGAAAAGGTACGAGATATACTCATACTTCAACTATAGTAAAGCACAAATCTCATATATCAGGAGCACTAAGGTAGAAAAATAGTTGAATAATGTTTAACAATGGAAATAATATTGTTGAGGATAATATTTTTCAGTATGATGACCATAAGGAATCAAAGTGGCTGGCATTATTGTAAACATAACAAAAGTAAGGCCAACTAGAGCTTTTACCACTGGGAATCCTCTCTCAAAAAGGCCAAGCCCCACCAATGCAATGACGGGAACCATCCCAAGTGGGCTAAAGAACCTGCAACATGCACATCAAAATGTTACGTTCTTATTCCTGCCGTCGATCCGAAGGCAGCAGCCATTCCCATCACTTTTGCATATTTTTTATTCTCCCATTGAATATCATATTAACGTATTGTACTTTTTCCTAAAGTGATGCGCGCAATTCAAACAGACATACTCATAAAGTGGATGGATAGCCAAAGGACCCAGACTAGATTGTAAAGAATCAACAGATAATGATCCACGTATTGACCATGTGGCCCACTATACCGAGACATGGCAACATGTCGTACTAAAGTTCAAACATTTATACTGAAGGGCCCCTTACCTTCATCATAAGAATCTTAACAAATTATTCTTCAGACATTCAGATATGTCAAGGAAATAATTTATGCACTGGATATGGATATTAATAAATAATTACATCATGCATCAACTAAGGCAAAAGGGAGAGTTCCTTGTACCTAGAACATATTGCCCACAACTGGCTATATCCAAGAATTATTTGAATGCTTGAGGATACAATCAGCGAACCTTGTATGGCTCTCATAGTCTGAAGAAATCTCTGCAAGCAAGAAAAAAGGATTAACTTTTCGTACATACAAACATGGAATTTTCAGTAGTGCAGTGGCCTCATGCACGGTATCTATTTTTTGACTCTAACATGAACTTCTGTTTTTGAGATACATAAACAAATTTAGGAAGATAATTGCATACTTACAGTATGGCCATCAGCTATTTGTGCGATCGAGGGGTCGCGGATTATGGAGAGGACTGGAACCACATATGCATATGAACCTCCCATGATTGTAGGAAGGCGAGTGCCAAATAGCGTCTGGAGCAGCGTCTTGATCCCAGTGACAAACAGCAGAGTTTGAACCACCTTGGCCTTATCATGCTTTAATTTGAGAAGGAAAACGAAAATGAACATTTCTGTAGTCACAATGGATACTTGAATTCTGAAACTTGAATTACTGCCAACAGAAACACCAAGCATCGCCGCAACATAGAAAAAATACTCAAGGACTGAAGTCTCACATCGTTTCCACCCATGAGCGGAACCAGCATTGTGGGGATCATGACAGCAGTGCCCAGGGACAGTATGTAGTGCTGGAAACCCAAAGCAATCCCTTCCCCTGCAACGTCCACGAACATTCAGAACTAGCTAGTAGCAATCTTACACACAAGCATAAACGCTCTGTCTTCACTGCGACATGGCACATACCCCAGGAAGGATTGGAGTCGATGCAGTACTCGAAGCCCTGGAGCTGGTCCATGGGCATGTGATGGACCATGTCCTCCGGCTTCACCTCGGCCATCTCCTGATGGTGCAAGTGCAACCGATGGGGCTCAAGAATTTGTCAGAGTAAGTGCGAGATGGAACCTTCGCTGGGCCTGAAGAAACGGCCGTGAGCTCTCCAAGATCTGCACCTCAAGGACAAGCAATGATCTTGGAGGTCAATTATGGAcagagaaaaaaggaaaaccaAGAGCGGCAGGCAACATCATACCGTGAGACCAATACGGACAGAGGCAGAGCAAAGAGACCCTGAGaacagagggagggagggagcaacGGTAGTGCTGTAGATAAACGGCGATCCAGCAGCAACGGTCCTCTTTGGCTGGGGGAGACAAAtgtcagcggcggcagcggaggcggtCAGAGCTCCGCGAGGATGACGACGACCAGGATGAGCTGCGCTGCGCCTGCGAGTGCGACACAGTAAAAGCACGGCGCAAGCGAACAAGCAAAGGcaaaggggaggaggaggatggaggcgccggccggcggcgaagtAACTGGTGATTCGGGCTTTCGTGATGCCGATGCGGGAAGGATGTGTCAAAGCAGCAAAGGCGAAAGGTGCCAAAGGGGAAAAAGATGAAAAGAAGCAGAGGCGGCAGGCAGCTCCGTAGCAGAGGCGGCAGGCCATCAAAAGGCGCGGCGCGCGAGTGCGAGAGATGAGTGGGCGCGCAACCGCTCCGTTTCTTTCTCCTTGCAGCTGCAGTACCACTCTGTTTCTCTCTCTAGATTACTTATTATCAAGCTGTACTACAACGGTTTCTCTCTCTAGATTAGCACTACTAAGTAGGGTGAATGTGTGGCTGACATGTGGGCTTGGACTGACCACGTTTCAGCAGCTGCTGGCTGTTCCGCTGcagaggggtgggggtggtggcgATGGAATTGGGCCGTTGGAATTTGGTGTTTTGCGGCGAGACAAGAGTTTCAGGAGGATAGAACGTGACGTGTGCaggtgcaggaggaggaggaatgaATGCCCTGGGAGTTCGTGCGCGCGCAGTAGCAGTAATtcgggtgggtgggtgggggtggATGACGGGACTCCGGTGTCCTTTTGTTCGCTCTGCATTTAGActttggccttgtttagttggccaaattaggaggtgccaaattactgtgctggtaCTATAGCACACTGTatcgtttcgtttgtatttgtgaattattgtccaaacattgactaattaggctcaaaagattcgtctcgcaaagtacaacaaaactgtgcaattaatttttaatttcatctacgtttagtactccatgtatgtaccgcaagtttgatgtgatggagaatcttctttttgcatagtgtcaaagttgggagttgggggtgaactaaacatggcctttgTTTGAACaactaaggtggtgtttggttggctcaaatgtaacgtaatctgattacagAAGGTAAtgaatcccattacatatgtttggttgtggtggtttgtaatcaattgacactgtaatcgaatcccttacctaaataatatctatacaagcttgttacccctcctcccccaccgtaatcagatatagcacccacacagtaatttgattacgttaccagagtgcaaccaaacaaagagggcaatcaccCATTCCACCGCCAattacactgtaatctgattccctttgcgtttacattaccttagcacgaaccaaacactatctaaaATTACTGTAGTGtactgtagtgtttcgtttgtatttgtgaattattgtccaaatattgactaattaggctcaaaagattcgtctcgcaaagtacaacaaaactgtacaattagtttttaatttcgtctacattcagtactccatacatgtaccgcaagtttgatgtaacGGGAAATCTTAtttttacatagtgccaaaATTGAGATACTAAATAGGACCTTAGTTTCACCGCCTCACCATATCTCCCAAAAATCTTGATACTGAATTTCTAACCTAAACGGTGCTAAATAATGAGGGCACGAAAAGGCATAACAATGAGTACATGAAATTCAGTGCCATGACTGCATATTAGACACGATCAAAATAATAAAGTTAACTCCAAGAGATCTTACAGAAACAATGTTATCTGAAGAACACGGAGCTTATGATCATAACACCATCATTTATATTACAATATATAGAGTTGTTCATAAATAATTATATTACAATATAATTAGAGACACCCATATATTAGCATTATTCATAAAGAACCGAATGAAACAACAGAAGATCAGATCATTTTTTAAACCTTGGGTGCTAGCAGAGATCATCACTAAAAGACATTGCCTACACACTGCTCACGGTATCAAATAAAATCTTTTCCACACTAAATGTAACATGGTGTCCCCAAAGTCTGCGCCGTCTTATCATCAGAGCAAGGTCTATAGCAATCCTAAACAAAGCAACATTAGCAGGACCAGCCATCCTCTCCAAAGCATGAACTGTGGTCATGAACCAGATGTTGTTTTCATCAGTAGCAGACCAAACTACAACCAGACCATCCTTGTCACCTTCTTGGCTACCAAGATAGGTCATATTGTCCCTCATTATTAGAACATCATCTCTAACAAAAGCCTTCTTGACGCAGATAAAGCAAATGAACAAGCAAACCACAAATTAAACAACGACATCCGGTgcgtcaggtaggggtgatcgtcgagatcatcgagtgagcttgaaggaccttatcaccaagatcaatctactcgacaagaagcaagcCGTTGAGTTGGAGTtccgagcagacaaatctacaTCGAGACAGAATCGATGCGCTCCGCGTTCCAGTCGAAAACCAAGTCAGTTTCCGCCGCAGGCTACTGCATGCGGCTCGTCGATCAAGGCAGAGGCAAATCCGATTCGA harbors:
- the LOC117846056 gene encoding nucleobase-ascorbate transporter 2; protein product: MAEVKPEDMVHHMPMDQLQGFEYCIDSNPSWGEGIALGFQHYILSLGTAVMIPTMLVPLMGGNDHDKAKVVQTLLFVTGIKTLLQTLFGTRLPTIMGGSYAYVVPVLSIIRDPSIAQIADGHTRFLQTMRAIQGSLIVSSSIQIILGYSQLWAICSRFFSPLGMVPVIALVGLGLFERGFPVVGKCVEIGLPMLILFVALSQYLKHVNVRHVPVLERFSMLMCIALVWVYAHILTASGAYKHTALVTQINCRTDLANLISSSQWISIPYPLQWGAPTFSADHAFGMMAAVVVSLIETTGAFKAAARLASATPPPAYVLSRGIGWQGIGTLLDGLFGTGTGSTVSVENVGLLGSTRVGSRRVIQISAGFMIFFSMLGKFGALFASIPFTIFAAIYCVMFGIVAAVGLSFMQFTNMNSMRNLFIIGVSLFLGLSIPEYFSRYSTSSRQGPAHTKAGWFNDYINTIFSSPPTVALFVAVLLDNTLDVRDAARDRGMPWWARFRTFRGDSRNEEFYTLPFNLNRFFPPS